Part of the Vigna radiata var. radiata cultivar VC1973A chromosome 11, Vradiata_ver6, whole genome shotgun sequence genome is shown below.
tattattcaacttgtaacaaaaaaataattatttattaccaATTAGATATAacctaacaaaataaaaattaattttgaattttaatttaatttaatttaataaatttttttgtatgtAATGGATACTTGCATGtacaaataatatgatattcACGTCCATCTATTTTTAAATaggtattaaaatattcattattcgTGAATATCAACTATCTGTTATGATTTTATCTGCAGATATAGTTTTTTTTGTAATCTATAATGAAAATACATTATTGTATTTGTGATAATCTAGAAATTAGAGTATTTAAAGTATAtggatgttttattttaatgcgactgacttattttaataacaaaggttttataatataaacaaaagtttatatcgtgtttcattatctaaaacacaAATCATCTCTTTAAAAACTCGTTCCTTGAGTTTCTCTATCTTCTCTAAGGTATTCGACTTTGGAGTCATCTCTTTGACGATCAAGAGGTGCCTAAACAATCACAGTGTTGGGAATCAAAGTGAGtataagtcccacattggatagaaatgagaaagtagaacattatataaagatgaaagactcaTTAACTCATtaccttaaggttttgggtatgGTTGGACTCATATCTCATTGGTGTTTGTGCCTCCTAAGTGAACCCCCCCCCTCGATAAACCCAACAGTGGTATGAGAGTCGATGGTTTGTCATTGGTGTACCTatgtggaagggactcacccttgagggtaagattgttgggaatccaagtgtTTTCCTTTCGCTATTATGTTCTAAGATCCCTGGTTTTGAAGGTCGACGCATGTGTCCACCCTTATTTATTCCTTGTTCTTTGCCAATCAACGGTCGACCTATTCTGATCTCAATTATGCGGTTTGTAGGCATTCTTAGAGTTCCTTGAGCTTGAAGCAAGGGTTTGACGTGTTTAGAGCTTGATAGCTTTTGGTctaaggtaagggaaactattgtttttcttttaatttgagttACAAAGCATGTTTTGGGTATTTAATAGTATCAAAGTTCAATGTATgtaaattttgatgtttgactcgtgtgttttcttttaatatgcATGCGTGATTAAATGAAAGTGGTTGTATGAATATGATTAAAAGTGATTATTGTCTTGTGTGTGGTTGGTGTTGTGAAGGTTGGTGGTATGAAATCGATATAGCATAgaggaaacaaaatatatgttgAATTGTTAGTCATTTTGACCTTAAAAAGGGAGTTTTGGTGTGTGAGTTTTTGAGTTTAGGGTTAAATAGAGTAAACTCGGTTTAAGAGTATGTTTATATGTGAATTGTGACTTGTTAGGGTTGTTAATTAGTTGAAATCTATTTTAGAAAGAGGTATTAGTTTTGGTGGTGTTTTGTTGGTTTTCAAGTTCATTTTGGCGGTTTGGACTAATGAGTTTTTGAATTATAAGTTTGGTGCTAAAATGGTCTTTTTAGAGGGTATTGGTAGGTCATTCTGACTTGTTGGAGTTCCtaagttgtttaaaaataagCTATAACTTGTGGAATTCAATTTTAGTCTCTAAGATGAGGATTTAGTTGTTTTAAGTTGAAATCTTGTGGTATAACTGTGTAAAACTAGTATAAGTTGAGTTATACATCTTGGTTTAAGTCTATATTAATAGGTTAGAATATAATCTAAGAGTGCTAGAAGTTGGTGAAAATGATTAGAATAGGTCGTGGGTGGTTTAAGAGTGCTAATTATGCAATTTTAGTACTGTAAAATTATGTAGTCTCATTGAGCGAGTGTAACCATTGAACGAGTAGAACTATCTATAGTTGAGCGAATGTAGTCACTGAGCAAGTAGAACTCACTGTTTCTATATTCGCAAAGCAAGACATGATAGCTGAGCGAGTGGACTGACAGGTACTTTTAACCAAGCAAGCATATTTGGTGGCTGAgcgaaaatatcaaaattttgaactaagcttttatatacttttaaggTGTATTCAATATATGtgattgtttgaatgattgGTTTATGATATTTATTGTGAACAATAAATTGATTTATACTATGATTTGGAAACAAGATTGTGTATATGATTATGTGTAATATATGATGATGACGAgttttgtattcttttcttttatttttcttatgaagGATAATTTAAGGCATGCTTGGTATATTGATGAAATGTGTGGTATCGTTTGGAACATGTGGTTAAATGGATCAAAGGTTGTGGAAAAGAGTTTCAACGAGGAATTTCTTATTGGTAGTTTCAAGTATTGTTAGTATGAATGCAAAGAGCTCGGTCTTGGAGGTTATCTTGAaactctaatgatcattcattctcaTTTAAAGAGGAGTGGTacgtgtggtgagagtagtaagAGGTCTTCGTCTATGTGCTTCCAGTATGACTTAAGATGTGATACAAACTAACTTTGTGAGTGTGGTAAGATGAAACCTATTGGCAATGACTCTCAGAAAGTATAGGCCACCACAAGTACACAATCCACCATAGttcgacattcatactaaatcCGGATAGTACAATCTAGGTCTTGAAATGTTTAAGATGTATGGAttgttttatgataaatatgatttatatgtgaaatattaatttatattactgTTTGTTTTGTATCACTAACTTACCTttgcttttgtgttgttttttatgtgttgtcttctcttttgcaatgatcacctaaATGGTGTGAGCTGAGAAAAAGTCTTTACAATTGCTCCAGCTAGAGGTGATGGTGAAGGAGAAATGTAATTAGATCAACCTACAGAAGTAAATCTCTTATTTGTGGTAGATTTGTTTTACTTATTTGTTCTTTTAGCATCtttgtaatgtttatttttgtagatttatagtattaaaatgaatgttacattattcactttttatatgataataaaattattattattattgttgttgttataattataaaataaattaaataatttttacaattttattgtaaaaatattttatttactttatatgtaGTTTTCgaattaaaaaattgtcaagtttaaaaaaaaaattaaattgaaaaaaaaactttgagaaaacgtttaaattttttttaaaaaaatctcttacttaaaaataataaaattgataaaataattattttaattttaaaatgcttttatttaaaggataaaattgaaaaaaaaaataaggaattttttataaatatagttatagattttaaaaaacttttatttaagagataaaactgaaaaataaacgTAGATGCcaaacatattcttttatttgtagttatataaaataaaaatagtaaaattataattttattgtaagtaTTTGTATTTACTTTgtaaataatatcttatattttattaaaaaataaattttgaaaaggagATCGAActtaaaaaaacacttaaatttaaagaaaattgtcAATTGTAtggtaaaatttataaataattacttattgAAGGggaatattagaaaatatatgtgaaaaaataaaactaacctCTTTATCCAATAGTATAAATCTAATAGAAGGAAATAATTTTcctttgttaattttaatcaaagaCACTATGCTTCATTTGGGAGGTTTTCAAcctaaatatataaagaatgtGGTTTATTTTCCACTAAGATTGGTAGTTTAAATAGTAATTTAGGGGTACCAATAACAGACTGCTTCGTACACAATGAGGAGCTAGGAAGCCCAAATTAGGCTCCACTAACAAGAAACAATTAAGCCCAAATTAGCCCAGATGTTCATCTCAAAGTTAAACAAAaactagaatttttttttttaaaaaaaaaaatccccaaATTCGAAGGTGAAAAAGAAGCACTTTGGCAATCTCAGGTTTGGGTTCGATTGTGCAGAGTGCAAAAACTGCAAATCAGTTAGTCACCATGCTTCGTTGTTTGTCGAAACTTCGTTGTCTCGCCCTTCAATCACGCCAAATTCTACCACCGCCCTCTTCTCGCCGGTTCCTGCACCATTTGCCGCCGCAACCGCTTCACTCTGCTTCCACATTTCGCATTTCTTCTCCTCCGTCCTTAGTTTTCTCTTCATGGCCTCTCCACGCATCTCGTACTTCCCCTTCCGTAAGTCTTCGATGCTAACATCTAGAGTTTGTCATTCCGATCGTGATTGTTATAGGAGTTTAATTTGTTGTGTATAGTTGGTTCAAGTGCGCCACGTGTCGTCCAGGGAACGAAAACTGAGAAGAAAACCGATGACTCCAACTGTTTCCAAGATtaagaaaacgaaaatgaaatcTTATTCGTAAGTTTCCTCTTCGTTACTCGCATAGGTTTTTGGGGGTAGTGtgtgaatatttcttttttcttttgtttgtgaGGAGTAAGTTATTTTACTATGGTCGGAGCAGGTCTTTGAAATCCAGATTCAGAACAATGAATGATGGGAACATCAGGCGCTGGAAGGAAGGCAAGCGTCACAATGCTCATCTCAaggtttagtttttttctttctggaTTTAATGAGGTTTTATGATATGTGACGATAACCCAATTTAGATAACTTATCAGTAAGTGTTTATAgcggaaaattaaaaaaaaaatgtaaaatgaattaaacttCTTATATAAGTTATAACTAACTTCTTCCTGTATTCTCCAAAAGCTCAGGTGGATGaggtttaattcatttttttttttttttttattttcttcacctGTAAGTGTTTGTAGATAAATTGGTCCAAACATGCCCTTTTTGATTGTTTGTTGGAATGTGGTTTCTTGTTGGTGGTTCTGTGTAGAATCCTTGATAATTTCTGTTTGTTCTATCAGTGTGAATAGCCAAATAAATCATGTCATACTCGTTCTCAAAATTTCATGAGGTGCAAATAAGTGACAGAAGTTGTTGACTTGTTCTTATTCACAGTAGACTGATGCTGTCCTTCCTAACCAAGATTCATATAACATTTGTTTGTAGTACATTACGGTGGCAAGTTTCTTTCAGAGACAAAttgcttttgaaaatataaatcataattgCCGTTTCTATCCTAATAGCTAGATTATGATTTGGATTTCTTCATTTGCAGAAAATAGAGAGCAACTTGTGTTTCCTTAGGATGTACAATTGTAAAATTTAGGGTGACGAGGCATTAATTATGGTATGCTTGTAGATAAAGGTATTAACAAACATTTGACAAAaagatatgaaaatataatatttggtgGCATTGGCATTTGTTGTGGGAGGTTTCACTTCAGGCCAATTCAGCATGATCACTGGTTtattgaagagaaaaacaattgtgaagttttccttgttttgggtttttgctGTGATTGATGTTGAGGTGGTGGTATACAATGCATAGCATGTTTCCAATTATGTCATCGTAGCTGTTGGGACAGTTGGCACCCAGCTTTAGCATGGCGATATCTGTGATATGGTTACTTGACAATAAATACTTACATTGTTTTGGTTCATTGCCTCGTTGGTATACTTCTACAGTAGTATTTGTTGACTCCCTCATTAGCTGTGTGCTGTGAATATAACATTGTAAGATGGTATGATGTGATGTACAAAACACGAACATTTACAtctgtttataaattatattgtggTCAAGTTTTCTAGGGGGCACATACTCTACTGTATATTCGGAACTTTGAATTAGTATGttgtattaagaaaaaaattataatcatattgtCACAGAGAAAGCATTTTGCAGAAAAGTTGTTTGTGTAAAATTCAGCAAAGCAATCATCTATGAACTATCTCAATAACATTCCTTACATGATTACTTACAACGACAAAAAACTAGCTGTCCCAAGTCCTAACATTATTAGTCTAACATTTGTTGCGCTAAAAAAATTCAGTCATTGGCGCCAATacatagatttaaattttttttttttatatttcttaaaaaggTTGTATAAATGTtagagataataaaaaatgtttacatgTATGATTTTGTGGTTTTAAACTAATTTGCtcattttcaaaacaatgtGATAGAAGTCAgctttattattatattcatatacaAAACTATGGAAGTTTAAGATCATGAATGTGTACATAAGAACTGATGAGGTTAAAAAATCCTAGGAGTCAAAAGGAGTATTTGATATTTGTCCACTTGTAAATATACATCACCTCTTATATGTCCATTaagcaatataaaaatataaattctgtTATTGaacttatttagttttaaaccCTTCAATTCTTTTTTGCATGGCTGatgtaaattatatactatGTCATATTTTCTGGACAATAAGGTCATAGAAcgatttgtttgaattttgcgCTTTTAGTTGATGTGATTCTGGTTGGTTTAGACTATAGATAGATCAATGAAAGTATGTGTATGAAATAGAAGTCTAAAATGGGTTGAGTTGCTTTCTTCCTCATTGATTAATAAATGTCAGTGTGTAATTCAGAATTCACTGAACAAGCAATTCAAAGGCACGGGGGGGCAACACAAAGTACTGTTATATATCTGAAATACGGAATTTATATTTAGTGAGGGCATCTATGACCCCACAATTCATTCGATGTTGACATGTCCGTACTTCTAGAATAATAATACTAGTATAGCAACTGTTTTACCAAGGGTGAATTTCTTTCTCACTAGCTAAGATATAGAGTCATGGGGGTGAATTACTAATTTTAATCCTTGTTTGCTGGCTCATAAATGTCAATGGGAAAATTCAGAATACACTGTGGGAACAATTCAAAATTCACAGTTGCGACAACAAAATTACCTGTATCGTATGTATGTCTGAAATGCGGAATTTGTTTCTGGAGTCAGAGTATAATATACCAAAGGCGAATCTATGTCAATGTTATATACTGAAGACAAGGGGATTGAATTTGagtatttaaaatcaattacaaGATTAGCCTGGTTACCTGGAAAACAAAAAGGGGTAGGGCAGCGAGGGAGGAATCAAACAGTCAACTATGCTTCTCctaattttctctctcatccaaCAGTATTGTATGGATTTATCTCTACTTAAAATTGATGAATTTCTGGTGTCCTATGCAGTCAAAGAAATCAAAACGTAGATTGAGGAAACCTGCTATTGTTCCAGCGGCTTATGCCAAAGTAATGAAGAAGCTCAATTTCGCTGCTTAGATATTGGAAGTTTTGCTGCTGGTTACAGCATGAAAGAGGAGGGACCAGGTTTTGCATTTTTAACTCCAATCATTTGTTGACCTTCACATTTTAGAATCTGTAAAACGAGCAAATTGCCCGACAGTTTGTTTGTTGTGGAACAGTTAGAATTGATGATATTTCGACGTCATGCCTATTTAAAGTGGCATGTTTTAGTTGATAATGTATGCATTATTGTTAACATCCCAGTGGCTGATTGATCCATTCATGTGATACATTCGATTTGaattcagtttgataaaatatCGGACTCCTGGATAGATGTTGTAATAAGGGAATAGTTAAAAGCCTGGGGCTTCAAAATCTGTATTCCTGTATATATTAGCGTTTTAAACTTTGGCATTCGCGTGTTTCGGCTGAGCAAGACTATTTTCTTAAGTTTACTGGaacaatatttttctcttaatcagtttttttttttttttttttcgtaaataataatttattcactCTTAAAGTATACAAAGTTATTTTGCAGCTTGTAGCAATATACAGGGATAATTTGGATATTCAGTATGAATAGATGTTTAAGCCAAATCAATAGGGTGTGTTGCTCCCTCTACCTTCCAAGTGAGTCTTGTACCtctccattattttaatttattttaaaatattttatatttcttcattatttttttttattctaaaattactCTACACCTCTCCATTATCCTTAaaaatctttctctttttctttacattaATGGAAtatttacatgactcattaatggagcatttacatgagtcaaaattgaacttgtgatatatttttttaaataagtttgattcaatgttattttcgttgttgaatatatttttttcttttcaaattagttaataaattggtaaaattttgttttaaatttctagaaaaatgttaatatatgtgtgttttttttatatataatatctataatttttaacattatattatgttttaactcatcGACATGTTTGattcaaataacttgaataaaatatttaatttattaaataaataatataaaaatattattaaatacttaaaatatagaaaaaaaaattatgtgttaaagatttagaatttatttagttctttcgtcattataaagttagtatataataataataataataataataatatatcattatttactattaatattattatgtttattattttgtatttgcatctaacttttaattttataaaatagaaatggtaagtttcttctaaattttatattttgtagtatattacaaattcaaatatgaaacatgtaaatgctccattaatgtagagagagaaaaagaaatatggttaaGGATAGTAGAGAAGTATAgagtatttttagaataaaaaaaaatagtggaaatgtgtagaatatttttaaaataaaggtttaatgtttcaataggtTCCTATTTTTAACtcgaatctcaaataggtctttttttttttttttcgacgtctcaattgagtccttatttttgtaaaattgattcaaatagGACCTTTCCGTCAACTTGAGATGACACCGTTAATAAGGATATGCTgacagtgtagttttttattacgtggtattaaaaacgtgactgaattgtatttttttaattcaaaaattaaaaaaatacaattcagttacATTTTCAATaccacataataaaaaactacacggtCAAGATACTTTTCTTAATGTGGAGGAAGCAACACCCAaatcaatattattaaaaaaattaggtgatGAAACAACTGTCTTTTTGACTAAGAAATAAAGCTATATGATGTATTAGAGGATTTTCCTTCACCTATTATTTTCTGGTTTACTTTCCCATCAATCAACTGTCAGTATTAAGTGCTAcatttttccaatttattaaCTACGTACAAAATTGAagctattaaaattttaaattattccttTACTTTccaaaaatctttttcttaaaatcttattttagaaattttgaaaagcttattccaatttttttatttttttgaaatgtgTAATACAAAACT
Proteins encoded:
- the LOC106777154 gene encoding uncharacterized protein LOC106777154, whose translation is MLRCLSKLRCLALQSRQILPPPSSRRFLHHLPPQPLHSASTFRISSPPSLVFSSWPLHASRTSPSLVQVRHVSSRERKLRRKPMTPTVSKIKKTKMKSYSSLKSRFRTMNDGNIRRWKEGKRHNAHLKSKKSKRRLRKPAIVPAAYAKVMKKLNFAA